In Dermacentor variabilis isolate Ectoservices chromosome 7, ASM5094787v1, whole genome shotgun sequence, a genomic segment contains:
- the LOC142587054 gene encoding sulfotransferase 2A1-like isoform X1, translated as MAGENFVSHQDPRAFKCPCCSGSEDNMNDESLIEVDGLLVNDFLRETNVRAAMHYQPRDDDVFIASYPKCGTTWTQYIVCNIFTRGNAPNNVTDFLLQAPYLDFMGADAPAKMPRPGALMTHLPFNMHCHSDKARYIYVARNPYDCAVSYYHYLLGHTPKTCTDVSFETFVRSFTAGRVPYGDYFDHLLSWYEHRSDPNTLFITYEDLKKDTATWVLKIADFLGKQEYGDALRSDPKLFQRILDSCSLGNMREVFDCRCDGFVSALLELPDGKRLESMEIYRKKGLTKRESHEGSGRVRKGKIGDWKNHFTTPELLHTMKCWIEAKTKGTDVMRLWEGLNLP; from the exons GACAACATGAATGATGAGTCGCTCATCGAAGTCGACGGCCTACTGGTCAACGATTTCCTTCGTGAGACGAACGTGCGGGCGGCGATGCACTACCAACCACGAGACGATGACGTGTTCATTGCCAGCTATCCAAAATGCGGCACGACCTGGACCCAGTATATCGTGTGCAACATATTCACCCGCGGGAACGCCCCGAACAACGTGACAGACTTCCTGCTCCAGGCGCCGTACTTGGACTTCATGGGTGCGGACGCTCCGGCAAAGATGCCCAGGCCCGGAGCCTTGATGACGCACTTGCCATTCAACATGCATTGCCACTCCGATAAGGCCAG GTACATCTATGTGGCAAGAAATCCCTATGACTGCGCAGTCTCGTACTACCATTACCTGCTGGGACACACGCCCAAGACCTGCACGGACGTTTCGTTCGAAACGTTCGTAAGGTCATTCACTGCCGGACGCGTACCCTACGGAGACTACTTCGACCACCTGCTCTCCTGGTACGAGCACCGAAGCGATCCCAACACCTTATTTATCACGTACGAAGACCTCAAGAAAGACACAGCGACGTGGGTCTTGAAGATCGCCGACTTTCTCGGCAAGCAGGAGTACGGAGACGCGCTGCGCAGTGATCCCAAGCTCTTCCAGAGGATTCTGGACTCTTGCAGCCTGGGAAACATGCGAGAAGTATTCGACTGCCGCTGCGATGGCTTTGTCAGCGCCTTGCTAGAGCTCCCCGATGGAAAGCGGTTAGAGTCCATGGAGATCTACAGGAAGAAAGGCCTAACCAAAAGAGAGTCGCACGAAGGTTCTGGACGTGTCCGCAAAGGAAAGATCGGCGACTGGAAGAACCACTTCACGACGCCCGAGCTCCTGCACACTATGAAGTGCTGGATCGAGGCGAAGACCAAAGGCACGGACGTTATGCGACTTTGGGAAGGCCTAAACCTACCTTGA
- the LOC142587054 gene encoding sulfotransferase 2A1-like isoform X2, which translates to MNDESLIEVDGLLVNDFLRETNVRAAMHYQPRDDDVFIASYPKCGTTWTQYIVCNIFTRGNAPNNVTDFLLQAPYLDFMGADAPAKMPRPGALMTHLPFNMHCHSDKARYIYVARNPYDCAVSYYHYLLGHTPKTCTDVSFETFVRSFTAGRVPYGDYFDHLLSWYEHRSDPNTLFITYEDLKKDTATWVLKIADFLGKQEYGDALRSDPKLFQRILDSCSLGNMREVFDCRCDGFVSALLELPDGKRLESMEIYRKKGLTKRESHEGSGRVRKGKIGDWKNHFTTPELLHTMKCWIEAKTKGTDVMRLWEGLNLP; encoded by the exons ATGAATGATGAGTCGCTCATCGAAGTCGACGGCCTACTGGTCAACGATTTCCTTCGTGAGACGAACGTGCGGGCGGCGATGCACTACCAACCACGAGACGATGACGTGTTCATTGCCAGCTATCCAAAATGCGGCACGACCTGGACCCAGTATATCGTGTGCAACATATTCACCCGCGGGAACGCCCCGAACAACGTGACAGACTTCCTGCTCCAGGCGCCGTACTTGGACTTCATGGGTGCGGACGCTCCGGCAAAGATGCCCAGGCCCGGAGCCTTGATGACGCACTTGCCATTCAACATGCATTGCCACTCCGATAAGGCCAG GTACATCTATGTGGCAAGAAATCCCTATGACTGCGCAGTCTCGTACTACCATTACCTGCTGGGACACACGCCCAAGACCTGCACGGACGTTTCGTTCGAAACGTTCGTAAGGTCATTCACTGCCGGACGCGTACCCTACGGAGACTACTTCGACCACCTGCTCTCCTGGTACGAGCACCGAAGCGATCCCAACACCTTATTTATCACGTACGAAGACCTCAAGAAAGACACAGCGACGTGGGTCTTGAAGATCGCCGACTTTCTCGGCAAGCAGGAGTACGGAGACGCGCTGCGCAGTGATCCCAAGCTCTTCCAGAGGATTCTGGACTCTTGCAGCCTGGGAAACATGCGAGAAGTATTCGACTGCCGCTGCGATGGCTTTGTCAGCGCCTTGCTAGAGCTCCCCGATGGAAAGCGGTTAGAGTCCATGGAGATCTACAGGAAGAAAGGCCTAACCAAAAGAGAGTCGCACGAAGGTTCTGGACGTGTCCGCAAAGGAAAGATCGGCGACTGGAAGAACCACTTCACGACGCCCGAGCTCCTGCACACTATGAAGTGCTGGATCGAGGCGAAGACCAAAGGCACGGACGTTATGCGACTTTGGGAAGGCCTAAACCTACCTTGA